In the Ranitomeya imitator isolate aRanImi1 chromosome 2, aRanImi1.pri, whole genome shotgun sequence genome, TTGCTGTGTTTGGTGACATACAATCATGCAATATGAGTAAGGGTGTGTTCCTGGTCCCCTGGGTGTTTTTTGTGTTTGTACCATACCTGTTGAGTTTTAATCTTTgataatcgatgtgaatacttttctgccctatgatgacagaagtattctgggagtgatacctttgatAATAAAATACGATATTTTATgggtatttttttgttttcttctttggGCTCAGGGGTTAATTCGTCCCTTATATGTTGATTTTGAAGTgccaattaggctaggttcacattgcgttagggcagtccgtttagcgcatagcgctacggactgcgctaacgcaatgtcccaaaagggatcgcgtttgccgatcccgctagcgcagatacccgatctgcgctagcgaggaacggacctcggacgctgcaagcagcgtccgcggtccgtccgaaaccaacgggacatcgctagcgtgtgccgaaaatggcatgcgctagcgatgcgctagagatccgttagcacattgccgtcaatgggtgtgctaacggatccattgcatggcgttaattgcgacaatttcgccatgtaacggagtccgctagcgttaacccattaacgcaatttgaacctagccttagcattcTGGGACATTTGGTTGAATAATTATGTGTTTATTAGTAAGTGCCTTAATAACACAATAACGCTACATTAGATTACACAGTGATTTATCAGAAGTCTGGATTTATCCCCTTATAATTAATCATGTATACAATTTCTATAAAACAATATAttatacaataataaaaaaaaaatcaattttattccCAGCAGGTGAATATATCAGAAGCGCAAAGAGACATGTGAGATCTGATTTAAAATTATTTGACGATGATATCACACAAGATGAAGAGCATGTCAGTATCCCAGATCTAACGTCAGCCCTTCAGAGCAAAGATTTATCATCTGACCCTTTTCAACAGGTCCTATCTCCTGATtcattacagaaaaataaaaataagagaaaGAATGCTGAACATGAAAGATCTCCCAAAGAGGAGAATCTATGTTTACAAGGTGGAAAGTATCATGAAGATGCATTAAATCTTGTTACACCTGTCAAAAGTACCACAAAAGTAAAGggattttcatgtccagaatgtgggaaatgttttacgacTAAATCAAAACTTGTTATACATGAGAAAATTCACAAGGTGGGTAAGCCTCATTCATGTTCTACATGTGGAGCATGTTTTAACCGTTACTGGAATCTCAAAATACATGAAGGAAGCCACACTGgagtgaagccattttcatgtttagaatgtgggaaatgttttttaactAATGCAAAACTTGTTAGACATGAGAAAATTCACAAggtggagaagccatattcatgttctacATGTGGAGCATGTTTTAAGAATTGCTCGAATTTCATTAGACATGAGGCAAGTCACACAGGattgaagccattttcatgttcagaatgtgagaaacgtTTTACACGGAAGTCAGATCTCGTAattcatcagagaattcacacaggagagaagccattcttatgcacagaatgtgggaaatgcttttgtCAAAAAACACATCTTATTAAGCATTTGCGATGTCACACATGTGAGAAGCCTTatccatgctcagaatgtgggaaatgttttacaactaATACAAAACTTGTTAGACATGAGAGAGTTCACAAGgtgaagccttattcatgttctaCATGTGGAGCATATTTTAAAAATTGCTGGAATCTCAAGAGACATCATGAGGGAAATCACACCGGAAAGAAACCATATTCAtgcacagaatgtgggaaatcttttacaaCTAATACAAAACTTGATAGACATGAGAGAGTTCACAAGgtgaagccttattcatgttctaTATGTGGAGCATATTTTAAACATTTCTTTAATCTCAGTATTCATGAGAGAACTCACGCAGGagtaaagccatttttatgttcagaatgtgggaagtgtttttcaCGGAAGGCAGATCTTGTAggtcatcagagaattcacacaggagagaagccattcttatgtacagaatgtgggaaatgttttaatcagaaagcaCATCTTGCTCGGCATCTGAGAAGTCAcagaggagagaagccatatttatgctcagaatgtgggaaatgttattctcaGAAATCACATCTTAATGTCCATCAAAAATCTCATACAGGAGTGAAGCCGTATTCCTGTTTGGAATGTGAGACATATTTTAAACGGAAGTCAGACCTTGTTACCCATCAGCAATTCATACATGTTATAAGTTGCTCTGATGTGCAGAATTTGGAAAGTGTTTCaactaaaaaatcatgttatactacaCCTCATATAAGTCACACCGAAGAGGTGCCACTTTCAGGCTTAGAAAGCAGAAAATGTTTTTCTAAGGAATCACATCTTGTTGACCATGACTACATTAAAACAGGGCACACTCCATATTCATGTCCTTAATGTGATACATGTTTTTCAGCTGGTTCAATACTTCCTGGTGATGAGCAATTTGATTCAGTATGACTCAATTTCTTGTTGAATTTGTAAGAATATGGCGGAGTCAAACAATCTGCTATTTACTTCACTTGAATTGTTAAAAATTACCACTGCCATTTTATGCATTGAAGATTATTGTCGCCAGAAAATATGACATGACTTTGGGCGTGTCTGTGTTGTCTTCCACATAATGCCCTACAGGTATCACATCACATTCCCAGCCAATCAGGAGAGACTGTAATAGCCCGTATAAAAGAAGCAGTGAATGCATCAGCCAATTTGTGGTGAATCTATATAGTGAGaagatcattaaagggaacctgtcaacaggattgtccagagtaacctacagacagtgtcaggttggcgctgttatgctgaataaaatgataccatggttgatgaaatccatcatgttgttgtttttaatctttattttcagttttgagttaagtatattctcggggcggcctgtgggggttctttatgtggtgctctgattagatattcataatgcagactgctgacaggtaacTGATCCCACAGTGACTTGCCCCTAGGttacataatgaatataatatGTGCATACtgaaaaaacccttctgcaggcaggtgctagCCTTGGCGACTGCGCTACAGCATAATTGCATGTGTACTGTGTATAATTATTGTGATTGAGGTTATCCTGCTAtttaaaaaaatccatttgaaaatggcgcctgctgcgcctgtgcctgtgcagtagcagctatcagtgtatatagaggagatccaatagctgctattgcacaggcgccatcttgctag is a window encoding:
- the LOC138663907 gene encoding zinc finger protein 135-like — its product is MDFNRDKIVKRILHLTLEIVFRLTGEDYRVVKKTTSERCQAPVSKGWGRPLSPITWTPPHPLIHEDINDQKILELTYKMIELLTGEVPIRCQDVTIYFSIEEWEYLEEHKDMYKDVMMEVSRPLTSTVLSSKRTTPERCPRPLLPQDCKQENPSVPQGHQSEDLTHINTTETYVIGDERCKEEIPTDDYPGPYNIGSLSGDLYKKMFLIDPSRIDRDKMVERILQLTLEIFFQLTGEDYTVVKKTSSERCQTPVSEGCGRPLSPITGPPPHPFIHEDINDQKILQLTYKMIQLLTGEVPIRCQDVAVYFSMEEWEYLEGHKDLYKDVMMEVPQPLTSPVVCSRRTTPERCPHPLLPQDCKQEDPNVPQDYQGEDLTHINTTETYVRGDERCKEEIPTYDYPAGEYIRSAKRHVRSDLKLFDDDITQDEEHVSIPDLTSALQSKDLSSDPFQQVLSPDSLQKNKNKRKNAEHERSPKEENLCLQGGKYHEDALNLVTPVKSTTKVKGFSCPECGKCFTTKSKLVIHEKIHKVGKPHSCSTCGACFNRYWNLKIHEGSHTGVKPFSCLECGKCFLTNAKLVRHEKIHKVEKPYSCSTCGACFKNCSNFIRHEASHTGLKPFSCSECEKRFTRKSDLVIHQRIHTGEKPFLCTECGKCFCQKTHLIKHLRCHTCEKPYPCSECGKCFTTNTKLVRHERVHKVKPYSCSTCGAYFKNCWNLKRHHEGNHTGKKPYSCTECGKSFTTNTKLDRHERVHKVKPYSCSICGAYFKHFFNLSIHERTHAGVKPFLCSECGKCFSRKADLVGHQRIHTGEKPFLCTECGKCFNQKAHLARHLRSHRGEKPYLCSECGKCYSQKSHLNVHQKSHTGVKPYSCLECETYFKRKSDLVTHQQFIHVISCSDVQNLESVSTKKSCYTTPHISHTEEVPLSGLESRKCFSKESHLVDHDYIKTGHTPYSCP